A region of Mammaliicoccus sp. Dog046 DNA encodes the following proteins:
- a CDS encoding MFS transporter gives MKRKYYILTIGLLLTYIGDLIFMTSSAIYIYDKTEDALQVALIYIVRTTSSLLLLLFGGSIVDRLNAKKTMVVLDFIRAILVIIFIMNLNNFSILYFLIFIHGALGSFYGTALRVVLKYYSDRLGHTFVNQRFSIVFWLGSIIGTYLSGLIIVKTDYYWPFIIDASTFVLCGIFTMIIYFNQDYTTSVQNKINFYDDIVCSIKTIKSNSKLNSIVLFNTFISVLQTAITSFQIFFVSEILRANSEIYSVIKSVEMFGLFVGSVSFSYILSRFKHEYNVMNLSVTLIFLSFGVYSIFVNNIVMAIVLMFIYGIGNTLFDIKSTNIIQENIDTDVIGRVSNVMGILPKIATIVTLPIFSLIHNYFGVKTLFISLTICMLLIFMYFYKNIFVKSI, from the coding sequence ATGAAAAGAAAATATTATATACTAACGATTGGTCTACTACTTACATATATAGGTGACTTAATATTTATGACTTCTTCTGCTATATACATATATGATAAAACAGAGGATGCCTTACAAGTAGCTTTGATATATATAGTTCGGACGACTTCTTCCTTATTGTTACTTCTATTTGGTGGATCAATAGTTGATAGGTTGAATGCGAAGAAAACGATGGTAGTTTTAGATTTTATTCGAGCAATTCTTGTAATCATCTTTATAATGAACTTGAACAACTTTAGCATATTATATTTTCTAATATTTATACACGGTGCGCTTGGTTCATTTTATGGAACAGCTTTAAGAGTAGTACTTAAGTATTATTCGGATAGGTTAGGTCATACTTTTGTTAATCAGAGATTCAGCATTGTGTTTTGGTTAGGTTCCATAATAGGAACATACTTAAGTGGTTTAATAATAGTGAAAACAGACTATTATTGGCCGTTTATCATTGATGCAAGTACATTTGTATTATGCGGAATATTTACGATGATTATATATTTCAATCAAGATTATACAACTAGTGTACAGAACAAAATTAACTTCTACGATGATATCGTATGTTCAATAAAAACTATAAAATCAAACAGTAAGTTAAATAGCATTGTTTTGTTTAATACTTTTATTTCAGTATTGCAAACGGCTATAACTTCTTTTCAAATATTTTTTGTTAGTGAAATACTTCGGGCAAATAGTGAAATATACAGTGTCATTAAATCGGTTGAGATGTTTGGTTTATTTGTTGGATCAGTCAGCTTTTCTTATATTTTATCGAGATTTAAACATGAGTATAATGTGATGAACCTTAGTGTTACCCTTATATTCCTGTCCTTTGGTGTATATTCAATTTTTGTGAATAATATTGTCATGGCAATTGTTCTTATGTTTATTTATGGAATAGGAAATACATTATTTGATATCAAATCTACAAATATCATACAAGAAAATATTGATACTGATGTGATTGGCCGTGTTAGTAATGTTATGGGAATACTACCTAAAATTGCTACCATCGTAACATTACCGATATTTTCTTTAATTCATAATTATTTTGGTGTGAAAACATTATTTATTTCATTAACCATATGCATGTTGTTGATCTTTATGTATTTTTATAAGAATATATTTGTTAAAAGTATTTAG
- a CDS encoding alcohol dehydrogenase catalytic domain-containing protein, translating into MKAVTFQGKKKMKMKKVPDPKIIEPTDAIIKITASGICGSDLHLYHQGDMFMDKDFVIGHEPMGIVEEVGKDVKKLKKGDRVVIPFNIGCGDCFYCNNQMESQCDQSNEEPANWKMDNGALFGFGEMHGNFWGGQAEYLRVPHADFSSFVVPDSDLKDEQVLFLSDVVPTAYWSVEHAGVKAGDTVIVLGCGPIGLMAQKFVKIKGATRVIAIDNVEHRLEHAKKYNGAEVYNFDKEKEIGKLLKEQTSGGADVVIDCVGFDGSQSSPEPKLSKKSQQRGTISPIITAAESVRKFGTIQLTGIYGTPADNFPIDLIFNRNVRLTTGQAPVIHLMPKLYEMIKDEVFDPTEIITHTFPLEKADEAYKVFDKKRDNNIKVVFKPE; encoded by the coding sequence ATGAAGGCAGTGACATTTCAAGGCAAGAAGAAAATGAAAATGAAAAAAGTTCCAGATCCAAAGATAATTGAGCCAACTGATGCAATTATTAAGATTACCGCTTCAGGTATATGTGGATCGGACTTACATTTATATCATCAAGGCGATATGTTTATGGATAAAGATTTTGTTATCGGGCATGAACCGATGGGAATTGTTGAAGAAGTCGGTAAAGATGTTAAAAAACTAAAAAAAGGTGATCGTGTAGTCATTCCGTTTAATATAGGTTGTGGTGATTGTTTCTACTGTAATAATCAAATGGAATCGCAATGTGATCAATCGAATGAAGAACCTGCCAACTGGAAGATGGATAACGGTGCATTATTTGGTTTTGGGGAGATGCACGGAAATTTCTGGGGTGGACAAGCAGAATATTTAAGAGTTCCTCATGCTGATTTTTCTTCATTTGTTGTGCCGGATAGTGATTTAAAAGATGAACAAGTATTATTTTTATCTGATGTAGTGCCTACTGCTTATTGGAGTGTCGAACATGCAGGTGTGAAAGCAGGGGATACTGTTATTGTATTAGGGTGCGGTCCTATTGGATTAATGGCACAAAAATTTGTAAAGATAAAAGGTGCCACTCGTGTTATAGCAATAGATAATGTCGAACATCGACTAGAGCATGCCAAAAAATATAATGGTGCGGAAGTTTATAATTTCGATAAAGAAAAAGAAATAGGAAAGCTATTAAAAGAACAAACAAGTGGCGGTGCCGATGTGGTTATCGATTGTGTTGGATTTGATGGATCGCAATCAAGCCCAGAACCAAAACTTTCAAAAAAATCTCAACAGAGAGGAACAATTAGTCCAATTATTACTGCTGCTGAATCAGTTCGTAAATTTGGTACGATTCAACTTACAGGAATTTATGGTACTCCGGCTGATAATTTCCCGATTGACTTAATATTTAATCGCAATGTTCGTTTAACTACTGGTCAAGCACCAGTCATTCATTTAATGCCTAAATTATATGAAATGATTAAAGATGAAGTATTTGATCCGACTGAAATTATCACGCATACTTTCCCACTAGAAAAAGCGGATGAAGCTTATAAAGTTTTTGATAAAAAGCGTGATAATAATATTAAGGTTGTATTTAAGCCGGAATAA
- a CDS encoding cryptochrome/photolyase family protein, whose translation MHLGVILNRVFRTKDNPLFQYIVKHQNEINKLYFILPLEDLTDASEVKRDYYYKVVKGFVNALDKHDLQPYIVTYEKLGELAETLALSHVLVAKDIMSYHKEIYDYPHVKKAFENHQVTVIGQRVNHYFEPTKTFNKQQQPYKVFTSFYKANRQDLVHTPKKSYQFKQLSQIAEKGSNQSDLKFENNKDIEKLARKAWDDFLNGDIAHYDKLTDDVSQDFVSGLGKYLAYGLLDIREIINDLLEDYESDEKNFEAFIREVLFREFYYVLMTQYSETATKSFSEKYRNMQWSYNKTHFEVWKKGQTGYPIVDAAMKKLNRTGYMHNRLRMVVSQFLTKNLFIDWTWGEEYFRQYLIDYDNASNVHGWQWSASTGTDAVPYFRMFNPIRQSERFDAQGYFIKTQLEIFNDVSSKYIHDPTKYKDKLQEIYHIEIGKDYPQTIVNHKNSRDYVMDKFKQF comes from the coding sequence ATGCATTTAGGAGTCATACTTAACAGAGTTTTTAGAACGAAAGATAATCCACTTTTTCAATATATAGTGAAGCATCAAAATGAGATAAATAAATTGTATTTTATCTTACCTTTAGAAGATTTAACTGACGCATCAGAAGTAAAACGTGACTATTACTATAAAGTTGTAAAAGGATTTGTAAATGCTTTAGATAAGCATGATTTACAACCTTATATTGTCACATACGAAAAGCTAGGTGAATTAGCAGAAACATTGGCGTTATCTCACGTATTAGTAGCAAAAGATATTATGAGTTATCACAAAGAAATATATGACTATCCTCATGTAAAAAAGGCTTTTGAAAATCACCAAGTTACAGTAATTGGACAGCGCGTGAATCATTATTTTGAGCCAACAAAGACTTTTAATAAACAGCAACAGCCTTATAAAGTATTTACTAGTTTTTATAAAGCAAATCGTCAGGACTTAGTACACACCCCTAAAAAAAGTTATCAATTTAAGCAGTTGTCTCAAATTGCGGAAAAGGGTTCAAATCAAAGTGACTTAAAATTTGAAAATAATAAAGATATAGAAAAGTTAGCGCGTAAAGCTTGGGATGATTTTTTAAATGGTGACATAGCTCATTATGATAAATTGACTGACGATGTGTCGCAGGATTTTGTAAGTGGATTAGGTAAATATTTAGCATATGGACTACTCGATATTCGTGAAATTATAAATGATTTACTTGAAGATTATGAGAGCGATGAAAAAAATTTTGAAGCTTTTATAAGAGAGGTTCTATTCCGTGAATTTTATTATGTGTTAATGACACAGTATTCAGAAACGGCAACTAAATCTTTTTCTGAAAAATATCGAAACATGCAATGGTCGTATAATAAAACACATTTTGAAGTATGGAAAAAAGGTCAAACTGGTTACCCAATCGTTGATGCTGCAATGAAGAAGCTGAATCGTACAGGCTATATGCATAATCGCTTACGAATGGTCGTATCACAATTTTTAACGAAAAATTTATTTATTGATTGGACTTGGGGGGAGGAGTACTTTAGACAGTATTTGATAGATTATGATAATGCATCTAATGTACATGGATGGCAGTGGTCAGCATCAACTGGAACAGATGCAGTGCCTTATTTCAGAATGTTTAATCCTATACGTCAAAGTGAGCGTTTTGATGCGCAAGGGTATTTTATTAAAACACAGCTAGAAATATTTAATGATGTGAGCAGTAAATACATTCATGATCCAACTAAATATAAAGACAAGTTACAAGAAATTTATCATATTGAAATTGGAAAAGATTATCCACAGACTATCGTGAATCATAAAAATAGTAGAGATTATGTTATGGATAAATTTAAGCAATTTTGA
- a CDS encoding winged helix-turn-helix transcriptional regulator: MLIEYNNKEFYTSKDLALSVIGGRWKIAIIYHLLHDDRLRLSEFQNKLPDINQRMLIRQLRELEQDKIIERTVYPVVPPKVDYKLTEIGLKLDNVVSSICNWGDEFLEIINSDNGSNANEI, translated from the coding sequence TTGTTAATTGAATATAATAATAAAGAATTTTATACATCGAAAGATTTGGCGCTATCTGTAATTGGTGGTAGGTGGAAAATCGCAATCATCTATCATCTTTTACATGATGATAGATTAAGATTAAGTGAATTTCAAAACAAATTGCCGGACATCAATCAACGTATGTTAATCAGACAACTTCGCGAGCTGGAACAAGACAAAATCATTGAAAGAACAGTGTACCCAGTAGTGCCACCTAAGGTAGATTACAAATTGACAGAAATAGGATTAAAACTTGATAATGTTGTTTCTTCAATTTGCAATTGGGGGGATGAGTTTTTAGAAATAATTAATAGTGATAATGGTTCAAATGCAAATGAAATATAA
- a CDS encoding tRNA-dihydrouridine synthase — protein sequence MKENFWSELPRPFFVLAPMEDVTDIVFRHVVSEAARPDVFFTEFTNTESFCHPEGIHSVRGRLTFSEDEQPMVAHIWGDKPEHFREMSIGLAEMGFKGIDLNMGCPVANVAKKGKGSGLILRPETAAEIIQAAKAGGLPVSVKTRLGYYEIDEWKDWLKHVFEQDIANLSIHLRTRKEMSNADAHWELIEAIKTMRDEIAPNTLLTINGDIPDRKTGLELATKYGIDGVMIGRGIFHNPFAFEKEPREHTSKELLDLLRLHLSLVDKYSSTETRQFKSLRRFFKIYVRGMRGASELRHQLMSTESTDEVRTLLDEFEAQMDEEIEE from the coding sequence ATGAAAGAAAATTTTTGGAGTGAATTACCACGTCCATTTTTTGTTTTGGCACCTATGGAAGACGTTACAGATATCGTCTTTCGTCATGTTGTCAGTGAAGCAGCGAGACCTGACGTATTTTTCACTGAATTTACAAATACAGAAAGCTTTTGCCACCCGGAAGGTATACACAGTGTTCGCGGACGCTTAACTTTTAGTGAAGATGAACAGCCAATGGTCGCACATATTTGGGGCGATAAGCCAGAGCATTTCCGTGAAATGAGTATCGGTCTTGCTGAGATGGGCTTTAAAGGTATCGATTTGAATATGGGTTGTCCTGTCGCTAACGTTGCAAAAAAAGGTAAAGGATCTGGTTTGATACTACGACCTGAAACTGCAGCTGAAATTATTCAAGCAGCTAAAGCAGGCGGTCTACCGGTCAGTGTTAAAACTCGCCTTGGTTATTATGAAATAGATGAGTGGAAAGATTGGTTAAAGCATGTCTTCGAACAAGACATTGCGAACTTATCCATCCATCTACGTACACGTAAAGAGATGAGTAACGCAGATGCACATTGGGAATTAATCGAAGCAATCAAAACGATGCGTGATGAAATCGCACCAAATACATTACTAACGATTAACGGTGATATCCCTGACAGAAAAACCGGTCTTGAACTTGCTACAAAATATGGCATTGATGGTGTGATGATCGGTAGAGGCATCTTCCATAATCCCTTTGCTTTTGAAAAAGAACCACGTGAACATACAAGTAAAGAACTGTTAGATTTATTAAGATTACATCTATCATTGGTCGATAAGTATTCTAGTACTGAAACGCGACAATTCAAAAGTTTACGCAGATTCTTCAAAATCTACGTACGCGGTATGAGAGGCGCGAGCGAACTACGTCATCAATTGATGAGCACAGAATCAACAGATGAAGTCCGTACGTTACTTGATGAATTCGAAGCACAAATGGATGAAGAAATAGAAGAATAA
- a CDS encoding phytoene desaturase family protein, which produces MKIAVIGGGVSGLAAASRLAANGHQVDLYEKNQQIGGRMNQIKQDGFTFDMGPTIVMMPEIYRDVFNYAKKNMNDYLEIKQLAHIYDVYFSETDQIRVPTDLAQLREMLESIEPNSTHGFMSFLTDIYERYEIARKYFLERTFRKPTDFYNPFTIYQGIKLKTFDKADNLIEKYVDNEKIQKILAFQTLYIGIDPKRSPSLYSIIPMIELMFGVHFIKGGMYSFVKALQTLNEELSTQIYTNANVEEIIIDSRYKRAEGLKVNGRIEKYDKIICTADFPYATSSLIKNEHHPKKYTTQKIDNMDYSCSAFLMYIGVDKDLSEDILLHNVIFSKDFDNNINEIFSGEISQDPSIYVYAPSVEDQSLAPEGQTGIYVLMPVSELKTGDTDWSDESTIIQVKDIIYNKLSTIKALKDLKKQVVTEIIYTPKDFEGDYNAKFGAAFGLMPTLAQSNYYRPPNVSRDYKNLYFAGASVHPGAGVPIVLTSAKITVDAMLEDINNGI; this is translated from the coding sequence GATATGGGACCAACTATTGTAATGATGCCTGAGATTTATCGAGATGTTTTTAATTATGCAAAAAAAAATATGAATGATTACTTAGAAATTAAACAATTAGCACATATATATGATGTTTATTTTAGTGAAACAGATCAAATTCGCGTTCCTACAGATCTTGCTCAATTAAGAGAAATGCTCGAAAGTATTGAACCTAACTCTACACATGGTTTTATGTCCTTTTTAACAGATATATACGAAAGGTACGAAATAGCACGAAAATATTTTCTAGAACGTACGTTTAGGAAGCCTACAGACTTTTATAATCCTTTTACAATATATCAAGGTATAAAACTTAAAACTTTTGATAAAGCAGATAATTTAATTGAAAAATATGTTGATAATGAAAAAATTCAAAAAATCTTAGCATTTCAAACATTATATATAGGTATCGATCCTAAACGAAGTCCCTCATTGTATTCAATTATACCTATGATAGAGTTGATGTTTGGTGTTCATTTTATAAAAGGTGGTATGTATAGCTTTGTTAAAGCACTTCAAACACTAAATGAAGAATTGAGTACTCAAATTTATACAAATGCAAATGTTGAAGAAATAATCATTGATAGCAGGTATAAGCGTGCGGAAGGTCTAAAAGTAAATGGACGTATAGAAAAGTATGACAAAATAATTTGTACTGCTGATTTTCCATATGCTACTTCATCTTTAATTAAAAATGAACATCATCCTAAGAAGTATACGACACAGAAAATTGATAATATGGACTATTCTTGCTCAGCCTTTTTAATGTACATAGGGGTTGATAAAGATTTATCTGAAGATATCTTGTTACATAATGTTATATTTTCAAAGGATTTTGATAATAATATCAATGAAATATTTTCCGGGGAAATATCCCAAGATCCATCAATATATGTATACGCTCCTAGTGTGGAAGATCAGTCGTTAGCGCCAGAAGGTCAAACAGGTATTTATGTGCTGATGCCCGTTTCAGAATTGAAAACAGGTGATACGGATTGGTCTGATGAGTCAACAATCATACAAGTGAAAGATATTATTTACAATAAGCTTTCTACGATTAAAGCGTTAAAAGATTTGAAAAAGCAAGTTGTGACAGAAATTATTTATACGCCTAAGGATTTTGAAGGAGATTATAATGCTAAATTTGGAGCAGCCTTTGGTTTAATGCCTACTTTAGCGCAAAGTAACTATTACAGACCGCCTAATGTGAGCAGAGATTACAAAAATTTGTATTTTGCTGGAGCTAGTGTTCATCCAGGGGCAGGAGTGCCAATTGTACTGACGAGTGCTAAAATTACAGTTGATGCTATGTTAGAAGATATTAATAATGGTATATAA
- a CDS encoding Shedu immune nuclease family protein gives MSETLKIKKQDDMLLVEYYSYNFPDMGDVIFRGLERNKKYKLKNTFSITLNSIIESDDEECICFKIGDLIDGYYLLDSEIFELEYKFYFHNTFKFEKKHFVAERNISILKKIDNIINEDFIVNSDLSSDECKNGMCCMNAAEYDNLIKNFPKSTELTKYSNFKINQIVSEYFEVKEDYTGVYEEYIRKKNEISKIPIDEDSLLFNKVLSNYEKEKYSLILRRLKYLLENESTLERHWQNEIIDIITLIFPKYMKVFSEYEILRYNDKAKRVDFILLDNNNNIDIIEIKKANGVNILNSTKSRGNYPPTKDLSSALMQVEKYLHYINTDSHNVSEKLKKAVKERENLDVEINVRSPKGIVILGRTKDFNQEQLQDYRLIKNAYKNILDIYSYDELILTLERIINKFSI, from the coding sequence TTGAGTGAAACACTGAAAATAAAAAAACAAGATGATATGTTATTAGTAGAGTACTATAGTTATAATTTCCCTGATATGGGAGATGTTATATTTAGAGGATTGGAAAGAAATAAAAAATACAAATTGAAAAATACCTTTAGTATTACTTTAAATTCTATTATTGAAAGTGATGATGAAGAATGTATATGCTTTAAAATAGGTGATTTAATAGATGGTTATTATTTATTAGATTCTGAAATTTTTGAATTAGAATATAAATTCTATTTTCACAATACCTTTAAATTTGAAAAAAAACATTTTGTAGCTGAAAGAAATATCTCTATTCTAAAAAAAATCGATAATATAATAAATGAGGATTTTATAGTTAATAGTGACTTATCTAGTGATGAATGCAAAAACGGAATGTGTTGTATGAATGCAGCAGAATATGACAACTTAATTAAAAATTTTCCAAAAAGTACGGAATTAACGAAATATAGCAATTTTAAAATTAACCAAATCGTATCAGAATATTTTGAGGTTAAAGAGGACTATACAGGAGTTTATGAAGAATACATAAGGAAAAAGAATGAAATAAGTAAAATTCCTATAGATGAAGATAGTTTGTTATTCAATAAAGTTTTATCTAATTATGAGAAAGAAAAATATTCTTTGATTTTGAGAAGGCTAAAATATTTGCTAGAAAATGAATCAACTTTAGAAAGGCATTGGCAAAATGAAATAATTGATATAATCACTTTAATATTTCCAAAATACATGAAGGTTTTTAGCGAATATGAAATATTGAGATACAATGATAAGGCAAAAAGAGTGGATTTTATTTTGCTAGATAATAATAATAATATTGATATTATAGAGATAAAAAAAGCAAATGGTGTTAATATTTTAAATTCAACAAAGTCTAGAGGGAATTATCCACCTACTAAAGATTTGAGTAGTGCCCTAATGCAAGTGGAAAAATATTTACATTATATAAACACAGATAGCCATAATGTAAGTGAAAAATTAAAAAAGGCAGTAAAAGAAAGAGAAAATTTAGATGTCGAAATAAATGTAAGAAGTCCCAAGGGGATAGTGATTTTAGGAAGAACAAAAGATTTCAATCAAGAGCAACTTCAAGACTATAGACTAATTAAAAATGCATATAAAAATATTTTAGATATATACAGTTATGATGAGTTGATTTTAACTTTGGAAAGAATAATTAATAAATTTTCAATATAA
- a CDS encoding pyridoxamine 5'-phosphate oxidase family protein, producing MNNKQLQNEIENILNTSKIGVLSTAHNNTPNSRYMVFYNDGHTLYTKTSIESKKIAEFKDNPKAHVLIGYDETNNRSFLEIDANVEILKDQETIDWIWNKQDKSFFDSKDDPNLCVIKVIPKSIKIMNDKKLDAPQTITFD from the coding sequence ATGAATAACAAACAATTACAAAATGAAATTGAAAATATATTAAATACATCAAAAATAGGTGTCCTATCTACTGCACATAACAATACACCTAATAGTAGATACATGGTATTTTATAATGATGGACACACACTTTATACTAAGACAAGCATTGAGTCTAAAAAAATTGCTGAATTTAAAGATAATCCCAAAGCTCACGTACTTATAGGTTACGATGAAACGAATAATCGTAGTTTTCTAGAAATTGATGCTAATGTTGAAATACTGAAAGATCAAGAGACTATTGATTGGATTTGGAACAAACAAGATAAGTCCTTTTTTGACTCTAAGGATGATCCAAACTTGTGTGTAATTAAAGTAATACCAAAATCCATAAAAATTATGAACGATAAAAAATTAGACGCACCACAAACCATTACGTTCGATTAG
- a CDS encoding antibiotic biosynthesis monooxygenase, translating to MIHLLKNEIHRIYLDKNNNEITINRFNVTCHYTILEQINDLPQYGYAVLNHLYANPGLEADFERVFLNRDKHLENTKGFENLLFLKPHSTHEHHVIITFWQDEAAYKHWQESQEYKASHKNRGTKQGADKSIVNRNLSFNISLEFK from the coding sequence GTGATTCATTTGTTGAAAAATGAAATACATCGTATTTATTTAGACAAAAATAATAATGAGATAACTATTAATAGATTTAATGTGACATGTCACTATACTATATTAGAACAAATTAATGATTTGCCACAATATGGTTATGCAGTTTTAAACCATTTATATGCTAATCCTGGTTTAGAGGCAGACTTCGAGCGTGTGTTCTTAAATAGAGATAAACATCTAGAGAATACTAAAGGGTTTGAAAATCTATTATTTCTAAAGCCACATAGTACACATGAACATCATGTTATCATTACGTTTTGGCAAGACGAAGCAGCTTATAAACATTGGCAAGAGTCTCAGGAATATAAAGCATCCCATAAAAATAGAGGGACCAAGCAAGGTGCTGATAAATCTATTGTAAACAGAAACCTATCATTTAATATTAGTTTAGAATTTAAATAA
- the hxlB gene encoding 6-phospho-3-hexuloisomerase: protein MHMLNHFELILNEIKQTLSHVDVAELEKFSTDLMDASSIFVAGKGRSGLVIKSFAMRLNQLGKKAYVVGETNTPSIQKNDVFVIASGSGSTAHLKLLAQTAKDNEAYVLLLSTKDESPIADIADLTIVLPAGTKYDAEGSKQPLGSLFEQSSQIYLDSVVLTIQEALNVDEETMQNNHANLE, encoded by the coding sequence ATGCACATGCTTAATCATTTTGAATTAATTTTAAATGAAATAAAGCAGACATTATCACATGTTGATGTAGCAGAATTAGAGAAATTTTCAACAGATCTTATGGATGCATCATCCATATTTGTTGCCGGTAAAGGTCGTTCTGGTCTCGTTATTAAGAGCTTCGCCATGAGATTAAATCAATTAGGCAAAAAGGCTTATGTCGTGGGTGAAACAAATACACCATCAATTCAGAAAAATGATGTCTTTGTTATAGCATCAGGTTCAGGCTCTACAGCTCATTTAAAATTGCTCGCACAAACAGCGAAAGATAATGAAGCATATGTATTATTATTATCAACAAAAGACGAATCACCAATTGCTGATATTGCAGACCTAACCATCGTATTACCTGCTGGTACAAAATACGATGCAGAAGGTTCAAAACAACCTTTAGGCAGTCTCTTTGAGCAGAGCAGTCAAATCTATTTAGACAGTGTCGTGTTAACGATTCAAGAAGCACTAAATGTTGATGAAGAAACAATGCAGAATAATCATGCGAATTTAGAGTGA
- the hxlA gene encoding 3-hexulose-6-phosphate synthase produces the protein MKLQLAIDLLDQIEAAKLAQEVEEFIDIVEIGTPIVINEGLSAVEHMSKSVNNTQVLADLKIMDAAGYEVSQAIKFGADIVTILGVAEDASIKSAIEEAHKHGKELLVDMIAVQNLEQRAAELDKMGADYIAVHTGYDLQAEGVSPLESLRTVKSVISRSKVAVAGGIKPDTIETVAAEKPDLIIVGGGIANADDPKAAAKKCREIVDAHA, from the coding sequence ATGAAATTACAATTAGCAATCGATTTATTAGATCAAATAGAGGCAGCAAAGTTAGCTCAAGAAGTAGAAGAATTTATTGATATCGTAGAAATTGGAACACCTATCGTTATAAACGAAGGGCTATCTGCCGTTGAACATATGAGTAAATCAGTTAATAACACACAAGTATTAGCAGACTTGAAAATTATGGATGCTGCTGGATATGAAGTAAGCCAAGCTATAAAGTTTGGTGCTGATATCGTAACAATCTTAGGAGTGGCTGAAGATGCTTCAATTAAAAGCGCTATTGAAGAAGCACACAAACACGGTAAAGAACTATTAGTTGATATGATTGCAGTTCAAAATTTAGAACAGCGTGCAGCTGAATTAGATAAAATGGGTGCTGATTATATCGCAGTTCACACTGGATATGATTTACAGGCTGAAGGAGTATCACCTTTAGAAAGTTTACGTACTGTGAAATCAGTGATTTCACGTTCTAAGGTAGCGGTAGCTGGAGGTATTAAACCTGATACAATCGAAACAGTAGCAGCCGAAAAACCCGACTTAATTATCGTAGGCGGCGGTATCGCAAATGCTGATGATCCAAAAGCTGCTGCTAAAAAATGTCGTGAAATCGTTGATGCACATGCTTAA
- a CDS encoding sulfite exporter TauE/SafE family protein codes for MDTMNIVIMLLIGVFGGFISGLVGIGGAIIIYPTILLLPPLFGVPAYSAYIASGLTSSQVFFSTLSGSLKAIKQPEFNLSLVLNMGGGMVAGSILGASATNLFDATFVNHVYVIVAILALISMFIKIKPSPQRAKFNKSVLIILGFIIGIISGIVGAGGTFIIIPLLLILFKLPIKTVIANSIVIAFLSSIGAFAIKLMQGYIPIEDALFLIIGSIIFAPIGMKVGNNIPNAVQKWIISLFIFIAIIQLVF; via the coding sequence ATGGACACCATGAATATTGTGATTATGCTGCTCATTGGTGTGTTCGGTGGTTTCATCTCAGGTTTAGTTGGTATCGGCGGAGCGATTATTATATATCCGACCATTTTATTATTACCACCTTTATTTGGTGTTCCGGCATATAGTGCATATATTGCATCTGGTCTTACATCTAGCCAAGTATTTTTCAGTACTTTAAGCGGATCTTTAAAAGCAATTAAGCAACCTGAGTTTAATCTAAGTTTAGTCCTTAACATGGGTGGCGGCATGGTTGCCGGAAGTATATTAGGTGCAAGTGCTACAAATTTATTCGATGCGACATTTGTTAATCACGTTTACGTCATTGTTGCAATACTGGCATTAATATCAATGTTCATTAAAATTAAGCCCTCACCACAAAGGGCAAAATTCAATAAAAGTGTACTCATCATTCTTGGATTTATAATTGGTATCATTTCAGGAATTGTTGGTGCAGGTGGAACATTTATCATCATTCCACTATTGTTAATACTATTCAAATTACCAATCAAGACAGTCATAGCAAATAGTATCGTTATCGCATTTCTATCTTCAATTGGTGCATTTGCCATCAAACTCATGCAAGGTTACATTCCAATTGAAGATGCACTGTTTTTAATCATAGGCAGCATCATCTTTGCGCCAATAGGGATGAAAGTAGGCAATAACATACCCAATGCCGTACAAAAATGGATAATCAGCCTCTTTATTTTCATTGCGATTATACAGTTGGTATTTTAG